One segment of Nocardioides sp. QY071 DNA contains the following:
- a CDS encoding LuxR family transcriptional regulator has translation MRSPVLVSRTLERARLRGALEALGEGRGGLWVLRGDPGIGKSRLATAVAAEAADRGLEVLSGRAVPSGTPTPLRPLSEALLGWLRTHEVPDDRLLAPYLPTLARLAPQLGPVAPDGVSSVMLLGEGLLRLARTVAAPGMVLVIEDLHWADPETLALVEYLGDNTGEVPLLVLATSRLHESPVANELVSALERRRSAETVDLLPMADDDIAAMARACLDAEPSGEVVAWLQKYSAGYPLFVEEMLADLSDAGLLEGPLPVLVPRPFARSVEGRLAEVGPAAREVATAAAMLGPEFDWRLVAEALGLSDTDVAGALRELRDQRLVVAVPPDRFVFRHALTREAVPAGLLAPERARLAGVLAAALAGRSTDSADDHHQLAELFEAAGDDARAVELWLATARDAIDRGALVSAREAIGRALERCTPGSELESRAREAEVEVHALAGDVPRALEAGERLTEELADDPGRLAAVRLRLARALLAGGRWDEAEAMLDAAAGHDPVQAHVLAARLALGREDDLAAAERASAALAAVGEDRPEIACEAWEVLGRATRARDHVAGEEAFEAGYRLAEAEDLPLWRCRLLAALGGLDLAARRPTEDRLMAARRVALDVGAIAVAARIEIDLNLVRIRYLDLDDAMAAVDNAITMMDRLRLPELPTAYLLRAATHGLAGRTDAMEADVATAGTMPMDEALRLVGIPGHIRSFVALGHGRYDEARAQLATAMEYHRRTPSMPFSLRGFWALLETAVGDDGGAAAREEVRTGPQANSPHNAFALRYADAIALGRAGASAEAERVFADAEWGLPGREPWPELHARLLVATAAARDGWGTPEPWFRHCLDGLVGYGLTEAASGCRVAMREAGFAVPRKAAGAQRVPTHLQRLGVTAREHDVLGLVAEGLQNKQIADRLYLSVRTVETHVARLLQRTGCADRSELAAHLEAPTA, from the coding sequence GTGCGCTCCCCGGTGCTCGTCTCGCGGACCCTCGAGCGCGCGCGCCTGCGCGGTGCCCTGGAGGCGCTCGGGGAGGGCCGGGGCGGGCTCTGGGTGCTGCGCGGCGACCCCGGGATCGGGAAGTCCCGCCTCGCGACCGCGGTGGCGGCGGAGGCCGCCGACCGAGGGCTCGAGGTGCTGTCCGGTCGCGCCGTCCCCTCGGGTACGCCGACCCCGCTCCGCCCGCTCAGCGAGGCCCTGCTCGGCTGGCTGCGCACCCATGAGGTCCCGGACGACCGGCTGCTGGCGCCGTACCTGCCCACGCTCGCGCGGCTCGCGCCCCAGCTCGGCCCGGTCGCGCCGGACGGCGTCTCCTCGGTGATGCTGCTCGGCGAGGGGCTGCTGCGGCTGGCCCGGACGGTCGCGGCGCCGGGCATGGTGCTCGTCATCGAGGACCTGCACTGGGCGGACCCCGAGACTCTGGCGCTCGTGGAGTACCTCGGCGACAACACCGGTGAGGTGCCGCTCCTGGTGCTGGCCACCAGCCGGCTGCACGAGTCGCCGGTCGCCAACGAGCTGGTCAGCGCGCTGGAGCGGCGGCGCTCCGCCGAGACGGTCGACCTGCTCCCGATGGCCGACGACGACATCGCCGCGATGGCGCGGGCCTGCCTGGACGCCGAGCCGTCCGGCGAGGTCGTGGCGTGGCTGCAGAAGTACAGCGCCGGATACCCGCTCTTCGTCGAGGAGATGCTCGCCGACCTGAGTGACGCCGGGCTCCTCGAGGGACCGCTTCCGGTGCTGGTCCCGCGGCCGTTCGCGCGCTCGGTCGAGGGCCGGCTCGCCGAGGTCGGGCCGGCGGCCCGCGAGGTCGCGACGGCCGCCGCGATGCTCGGCCCCGAGTTCGACTGGAGGCTGGTCGCCGAGGCCCTCGGGCTCTCGGACACCGACGTCGCCGGCGCCCTGCGCGAGCTGCGCGACCAGCGGCTCGTGGTGGCCGTGCCGCCCGACCGGTTCGTGTTCCGGCACGCGCTCACTCGCGAGGCCGTGCCCGCCGGGCTGCTCGCTCCCGAGCGAGCCCGCCTCGCCGGCGTGCTCGCCGCCGCGCTGGCCGGCCGCTCGACCGACTCGGCCGACGACCACCACCAGCTCGCCGAGCTGTTCGAGGCCGCCGGCGACGACGCCCGCGCCGTCGAGCTGTGGCTGGCGACCGCGCGGGACGCGATCGACCGCGGCGCCCTGGTCAGCGCGCGCGAGGCGATCGGCCGCGCCCTGGAGCGCTGCACGCCGGGCAGCGAGCTCGAGAGCCGGGCGCGGGAGGCCGAGGTCGAGGTGCACGCGCTCGCGGGCGACGTACCCCGTGCACTGGAGGCCGGGGAGCGGCTGACCGAGGAGCTCGCCGACGATCCCGGCCGGCTGGCCGCCGTACGACTCCGGTTGGCGCGGGCGCTGCTCGCCGGCGGCCGGTGGGACGAGGCCGAGGCGATGCTGGACGCCGCCGCGGGGCACGACCCGGTGCAGGCGCACGTCCTCGCGGCCCGGCTCGCGCTCGGCCGGGAGGACGATCTCGCGGCCGCCGAGCGGGCCTCCGCCGCGCTGGCCGCGGTGGGGGAGGACCGACCGGAGATCGCGTGCGAGGCGTGGGAGGTGCTCGGCCGGGCGACCCGGGCGCGCGACCACGTCGCCGGCGAGGAGGCCTTCGAGGCCGGCTACCGGCTCGCCGAGGCCGAGGACCTGCCGCTGTGGCGCTGCCGGCTGCTCGCCGCCCTCGGCGGCCTCGACCTGGCCGCCCGCCGCCCGACGGAGGACCGTCTGATGGCCGCCCGCCGGGTCGCGCTCGACGTCGGCGCCATCGCGGTGGCCGCGCGGATCGAGATCGACCTCAACCTGGTGCGGATCCGCTATCTCGACCTCGACGACGCGATGGCCGCCGTCGACAACGCGATCACGATGATGGACCGGCTCCGGCTGCCCGAGCTGCCGACGGCGTACCTCCTGCGCGCGGCGACCCACGGTCTCGCCGGCCGCACCGACGCGATGGAGGCCGACGTCGCGACGGCCGGCACGATGCCGATGGACGAGGCGCTGAGACTGGTCGGGATCCCCGGGCACATCCGGTCGTTCGTCGCCCTCGGACACGGTCGGTACGACGAGGCGCGGGCCCAGCTGGCGACGGCGATGGAGTACCACCGCCGCACGCCGAGCATGCCCTTCTCCCTGCGCGGGTTCTGGGCGCTGCTGGAGACGGCCGTCGGCGACGACGGTGGTGCGGCCGCGCGCGAGGAGGTGCGCACCGGCCCGCAGGCCAACAGCCCCCACAACGCCTTCGCGCTGAGGTACGCCGACGCGATCGCCCTCGGTCGTGCCGGTGCGAGCGCCGAGGCCGAGCGGGTCTTCGCCGACGCGGAGTGGGGCCTGCCCGGCCGCGAGCCGTGGCCCGAGCTGCACGCCCGGCTGCTGGTCGCGACCGCGGCGGCCCGCGACGGCTGGGGCACGCCCGAGCCGTGGTTCCGGCACTGCCTCGACGGGCTGGTCGGCTACGGCCTCACCGAGGCCGCATCCGGATGCCGGGTCGCGATGCGGGAGGCCGGGTTCGCCGTACCGAGGAAGGCGGCGGGCGCCCAGCGGGTCCCGACCCACCTGCAGCGCCTCGGCGTGACCGCGCGCGAGCACGACGTGCTGGGGCTGGTGGCCGAGGGTCTGCAGAACAAGCAGATCGCCGACCGGCTCTACCTCTCGGTGCGGACCGTGGAGACCCACGTCGCCCGGCTGCTGCAGCGCACCGGCTGCGCCGATCGCAGTGAGCTGGCGGCGCACCTGGAGGCGCCTACAGCGTGA
- a CDS encoding exo-alpha-sialidase codes for MTTILMVGTRKGLWVGRSEDRVEWDFTGPHHDMEEVYSCLVDTRMSTPRLFAGASSSWLGPQLRWSDDLGETWQETPNGAIRFPEGAGATVERIWQVVPGVGDGVLHAGTEPGAVFTSRDGGASFALEEGLWNHPHREQWGAGFGGQAFHTVLPHPSDPASMTVAISTGGVYRTTDGGASWEPRNKGIRADFLPEDQRYPEFGQCVHKVTRHPSRPERLYAQNHGGVYRSDDEGGSWTSIGDDLPSDFGFPIVVHPHRPDTIWVFPLGGGDRRYPPDAKARVWRSDDAGESWTPYGTGLPDAFYVGVMRDALCADSHDPAGLYFGARNGSVWASADDGEAWRQVAADLPDVMSVKAGVS; via the coding sequence ATGACGACGATCCTGATGGTGGGCACCCGCAAGGGGCTCTGGGTCGGCCGGTCGGAGGACCGGGTCGAGTGGGACTTCACCGGTCCCCACCACGACATGGAGGAGGTCTACTCCTGCCTGGTCGACACCCGCATGTCCACCCCGAGGCTCTTCGCCGGCGCGTCCTCGAGCTGGCTGGGCCCCCAGCTGCGCTGGTCCGACGACCTCGGCGAGACCTGGCAGGAGACCCCCAACGGCGCGATCCGGTTCCCCGAGGGGGCCGGCGCGACGGTCGAGCGGATCTGGCAGGTCGTCCCCGGCGTCGGCGACGGCGTCCTGCACGCCGGCACCGAGCCCGGTGCGGTGTTCACCTCGCGCGACGGCGGTGCCAGCTTCGCGCTCGAGGAGGGGCTGTGGAACCACCCGCACCGCGAGCAGTGGGGTGCGGGCTTCGGCGGCCAGGCCTTCCACACCGTCCTTCCGCACCCCAGCGACCCGGCGTCCATGACGGTCGCCATCTCCACCGGTGGCGTCTACCGCACCACCGACGGCGGCGCCTCGTGGGAGCCGCGCAACAAGGGCATCCGCGCCGACTTCCTCCCCGAGGACCAGCGCTATCCCGAGTTCGGGCAGTGCGTCCACAAGGTCACCCGCCATCCCTCGCGCCCCGAGCGGCTCTACGCCCAGAACCACGGCGGCGTCTACCGCTCCGACGACGAGGGCGGCTCCTGGACCTCGATCGGCGACGACCTGCCCAGCGACTTCGGTTTCCCGATCGTCGTCCACCCGCATCGCCCCGACACGATCTGGGTGTTCCCGCTCGGCGGCGGCGACCGCCGCTACCCGCCCGACGCCAAGGCGCGCGTGTGGCGCTCCGACGACGCGGGGGAGTCCTGGACGCCGTACGGCACCGGTCTGCCGGACGCCTTCTACGTCGGCGTCATGCGCGACGCCCTCTGCGCCGACTCCCACGACCCCGCCGGCCTCTACTTCGGCGCCCGCAACGGCTCGGTCTGGGCCTCGGCCGACGACGGCGAGGCCTGGCGCCAGGTCGCGGCCGACCTGCCCGACGTCATGTCGGTCAAGGCCGGGGTCTCCTAG
- a CDS encoding SRPBCC family protein, translated as MPAFSQTHETMVAAPAATVHALVDDFHEWIKWSPWEGLDPDLKRTYDGAGVGATYAWSGNKQAGEGRMTFTSITPTQVVVDLEFLKPFKAQNVVTFDLTPAGTDTRVAWTMSGQRNLAFAVMGKLFFDKAIAKDFRRGLASLKAAAEEK; from the coding sequence ATGCCTGCCTTCTCGCAGACCCACGAGACGATGGTCGCTGCCCCGGCCGCGACCGTCCACGCCCTCGTCGATGACTTCCACGAGTGGATCAAGTGGTCCCCGTGGGAGGGCCTCGACCCCGACCTCAAGCGGACGTACGACGGCGCCGGCGTGGGGGCGACGTACGCCTGGTCCGGCAACAAGCAGGCAGGCGAGGGCCGGATGACCTTCACCTCGATCACCCCGACCCAGGTGGTCGTCGACCTCGAGTTCCTCAAGCCGTTCAAGGCCCAGAACGTCGTCACCTTCGACCTCACACCTGCCGGCACGGACACCCGGGTGGCCTGGACGATGAGCGGCCAGCGCAACCTCGCGTTCGCGGTGATGGGCAAGCTGTTCTTCGACAAGGCGATCGCCAAGGACTTCCGGCGGGGGCTGGCCTCGCTGAAGGCAGCGGCCGAGGAGAAATGA
- the ilvD gene encoding dihydroxy-acid dehydratase: MPTLRSATSTSGRNMAGARALWRATGMTDSDFGKPIIAIANSFTEFVPGHVHLRDLGKIVAESVVAAGGVAKEFNTIAVDDGIAMGHGGMLYSLPSRELIADAVEYMVQAHCADAIVCISNCDKITPGMLLAALRLNIPVVFVSGGPMEAGKTTAIEGIVHSKLDLVDAMVASANEAVSDDQLDTIERSACPTCGSCSGMFTANSMNCLTEAIGLSLPGNGSTLATHAKRRALFEEAGRVVMDLCRRYYEDDDESVLPRNIASRDAFENAVALDVAMGGSTNTVLHLLAAAREAELDFDVHDIDAISRRVPCLSKVAPNSPKFHMEDVHRAGGIPALLGELRRGGALKEGVHSVHSPNLDEWLGAWDIRGASPSPEALELFQAAPGGVRTTEPFSTENRWGTLDTDAAEGCIRDFDHAYTADGGLAILTGNIAVDGCVVKSAGVPEESLTFHGTAIVFESQDAAVEGILGKKVEEGHVVVIRYEGPKGGPGMQEMLYPTAFLKGRGLGQKCALITDGRFSGGTSGLSIGHISPEAAGGGLIALIEDGDPISIDIPNRSIHLDVDEHTLAERRVLQEKRDKPYTPLDRQRPVSAALRAYASMATAASDGAYRRVPE; encoded by the coding sequence ATGCCCACCCTTCGTTCCGCGACGTCCACCTCGGGCCGCAACATGGCCGGCGCGCGCGCCCTCTGGCGCGCCACCGGCATGACGGACTCGGACTTCGGCAAGCCGATCATCGCCATCGCGAACTCGTTCACCGAGTTCGTCCCCGGTCACGTCCACCTGCGTGACCTCGGCAAGATCGTCGCGGAGTCGGTCGTAGCGGCCGGCGGCGTCGCGAAGGAGTTCAACACGATCGCGGTCGACGACGGCATCGCGATGGGCCACGGCGGCATGCTCTACTCCCTGCCCAGCCGCGAGCTGATCGCCGACGCGGTCGAGTACATGGTCCAGGCCCACTGCGCCGACGCGATCGTGTGCATCTCCAACTGCGACAAGATCACCCCCGGCATGCTGCTGGCCGCGCTGCGGCTCAACATCCCGGTCGTGTTCGTGTCCGGCGGCCCGATGGAGGCCGGCAAGACCACGGCCATCGAGGGCATCGTCCACAGCAAGCTCGACCTGGTCGACGCGATGGTGGCCTCGGCCAACGAGGCCGTCTCCGACGACCAGCTCGACACCATCGAGCGCTCGGCCTGCCCGACCTGCGGCTCGTGCTCGGGCATGTTCACCGCCAACTCGATGAACTGTCTGACCGAGGCGATCGGCCTGTCCCTGCCGGGCAACGGCTCGACGTTGGCCACCCACGCCAAGCGCCGCGCGCTGTTCGAGGAGGCCGGGCGGGTCGTCATGGACCTGTGCCGCCGCTACTACGAGGACGACGACGAGTCGGTCCTGCCGCGCAACATCGCCAGCCGCGATGCGTTCGAGAACGCCGTGGCCCTCGACGTCGCGATGGGCGGTTCGACCAACACCGTGCTCCACCTGCTGGCTGCGGCCCGCGAGGCCGAGCTCGACTTCGACGTCCACGACATCGACGCGATCTCGCGTCGCGTCCCGTGCCTCAGCAAGGTCGCGCCGAACTCCCCGAAGTTCCACATGGAGGATGTCCACCGCGCCGGCGGCATCCCCGCGCTCCTCGGCGAGCTGCGCCGCGGCGGCGCGCTCAAGGAAGGCGTCCACTCGGTCCACTCCCCGAACCTCGACGAGTGGCTCGGCGCGTGGGACATCCGCGGCGCGAGCCCCTCGCCCGAGGCGCTGGAGCTGTTCCAGGCCGCCCCCGGCGGCGTCCGGACGACGGAGCCGTTCTCGACCGAGAACCGATGGGGCACCCTCGACACCGATGCGGCCGAGGGCTGCATCCGCGACTTCGACCACGCCTACACCGCCGACGGTGGCCTGGCGATCCTCACCGGCAACATCGCGGTCGACGGCTGCGTCGTGAAGTCGGCCGGCGTCCCCGAGGAGTCGCTGACCTTCCACGGCACCGCGATCGTCTTCGAGTCCCAGGACGCCGCGGTGGAGGGCATCCTCGGGAAGAAGGTGGAGGAAGGCCATGTCGTGGTCATCCGCTACGAGGGGCCCAAGGGCGGCCCCGGCATGCAGGAGATGCTCTACCCGACGGCCTTCCTCAAGGGCCGCGGCCTGGGTCAGAAGTGCGCCCTCATCACCGACGGCCGGTTCTCCGGCGGCACCAGCGGCCTGTCCATCGGGCACATCTCGCCCGAGGCGGCCGGCGGCGGCCTGATCGCGCTGATCGAGGACGGTGACCCGATCTCGATCGACATCCCCAACCGCAGCATCCACCTCGACGTCGACGAGCACACGCTCGCCGAGCGCCGGGTGCTGCAGGAGAAGCGCGACAAGCCGTACACGCCCCTCGACCGCCAGCGCCCGGTCTCTGCCGCGCTGCGGGCCTACGCGTCGATGGCGACCGCGGCCTCCGACGGCGCGTACCGCCGCGTCCCCGAATGA
- a CDS encoding pyridoxamine 5'-phosphate oxidase family protein — translation MGKVHARVEGRLREFVDAQQVFFVATAPLAGDGHLNLSPRGIPGTFGMVDETTFAWLDGTGSGSETIAHLRENGRITVMFCAFEGAPNIVRFHGRGRVVTVYDEEYAGLAARFADLPGARAVVVVDIERISDSCGWTVPLMEYAGERDLLAPYFERKGIDGSADYRRRKNRTSIDGLPAFDFDPLDEWSTLAGLGRIRERLASQIDGWTAPYSWALAHDGEIGHVNAPGAQHGLPAVILATVLKHDGATATLEVSRQQLDEAITTLAPASACTEVGHPNLAAWRALHEAHDERGGTITAVFVRDAADPETSATDATLRSRW, via the coding sequence TTGGGCAAGGTCCACGCCAGGGTCGAGGGTCGGCTCCGGGAATTCGTCGACGCGCAGCAGGTGTTCTTCGTCGCCACCGCGCCGCTCGCTGGCGACGGCCACCTGAACCTGTCGCCGCGCGGCATCCCGGGCACCTTCGGCATGGTCGACGAGACCACCTTCGCCTGGCTCGACGGCACCGGCAGCGGCAGCGAGACGATCGCGCACCTGCGTGAGAACGGCCGGATCACGGTGATGTTCTGCGCCTTCGAGGGCGCCCCCAACATCGTGCGCTTCCACGGCCGCGGCCGGGTCGTCACGGTCTACGACGAGGAGTACGCCGGGCTCGCGGCCCGGTTCGCCGACCTGCCCGGTGCGCGGGCCGTGGTCGTGGTCGACATCGAGCGGATCTCCGACTCGTGCGGCTGGACGGTCCCGCTGATGGAGTACGCCGGGGAGCGCGACCTGCTGGCGCCCTACTTCGAGCGCAAGGGGATCGACGGCTCGGCCGACTACCGGCGCCGCAAGAACCGCACCAGCATCGACGGGCTGCCCGCCTTCGACTTCGACCCGCTCGACGAGTGGTCGACGCTCGCCGGCCTCGGCCGGATCCGGGAGCGGCTCGCCAGCCAGATCGACGGCTGGACCGCGCCGTACTCCTGGGCGCTCGCCCACGACGGCGAGATCGGCCACGTCAACGCGCCGGGCGCCCAGCACGGTCTGCCGGCGGTGATCCTGGCGACCGTGCTCAAGCACGACGGCGCCACCGCGACCCTCGAGGTCAGCCGCCAGCAGCTGGACGAGGCGATCACCACCCTCGCGCCGGCCAGTGCCTGCACCGAGGTCGGGCACCCCAACCTCGCCGCCTGGCGGGCGCTGCACGAGGCCCACGACGAGCGCGGCGGCACCATCACCGCCGTCTTCGTCCGCGACGCCGCCGACCCGGAGACCTCCGCGACCGACGCGACCCTGCGCTCGCGCTGGTGA
- a CDS encoding GNAT family protein produces the protein METNAYGQGLGAPVPGWEPRPWPEPVLLHGRYVAVEPLGSARYAELFAATCGDDDADLWTYRPIPRPRSLPELWMHLAAHLDDPAMVTFALVPLEGEAAGTAAGIASYMRIEPGHGQVEVAGVLFGRALQRTRAATEAIHLLMRNAFDLGYRRFEWKCDSLNEPSRKAALRLGFVEEGRFRNHTVTQGRNRDTDWFSVTDDEWPAVCAAHEQWLDPANFDDAGRQRTALSVAR, from the coding sequence ATGGAGACCAACGCGTACGGCCAGGGGCTCGGTGCCCCGGTCCCGGGCTGGGAGCCGCGGCCGTGGCCCGAGCCGGTCCTGCTGCACGGCCGCTATGTCGCGGTCGAACCGCTGGGCTCGGCCCGCTACGCCGAGCTCTTCGCGGCGACCTGCGGCGACGACGACGCCGATCTGTGGACCTACCGGCCGATCCCGAGGCCGCGCAGCCTGCCCGAGCTGTGGATGCACCTCGCCGCCCACCTCGACGACCCCGCCATGGTGACCTTCGCGCTCGTCCCGCTGGAGGGCGAGGCCGCGGGTACGGCGGCCGGCATCGCGTCGTACATGCGGATCGAGCCGGGCCACGGCCAGGTCGAGGTCGCCGGCGTCCTCTTCGGCCGCGCGCTGCAGCGCACCCGTGCCGCCACCGAGGCGATCCACCTGCTGATGCGCAACGCCTTCGACCTCGGCTACCGGCGCTTCGAGTGGAAGTGCGACAGCCTCAACGAGCCGTCGCGGAAGGCCGCACTCCGCCTGGGCTTCGTCGAGGAGGGCCGCTTCCGCAACCACACGGTCACCCAGGGACGCAACCGCGACACCGACTGGTTCTCGGTCACCGACGACGAGTGGCCTGCGGTGTGCGCGGCCCACGAGCAGTGGCTCGACCCGGCGAACTTCGACGACGCGGGCCGGCAGCGCACTGCGCTCTCCGTCGCGCGCTAG
- a CDS encoding SGNH/GDSL hydrolase family protein — protein sequence MLPRRTTTLRVLLGSLALAVPVLAVAAPAPTLAADQPAYDEYVALGDSWSADVVLLDKDGLPDATYAPIDCAQSHRNYPKLVARQLDVTTFRDATCGSATTDDFTQPQKLPLGGVNPPQFDRLTPTTDLVTVGIGGNDAGIASAAMSCISLSPIGLPAPTLPLPGVLPLVDLSQPPLGACKERFTAGGVDQLAAAIEASEDKVVGALEEIHRRSPEARVLLVNYLDAIPQRGCWPVVPITNPDMAYLHDTFAKLNAMLVRAARRGGAELVDTHPLSTGHHVCTGPLTRYVEGLGVISLNGLAVAVPAHPNSAGARAQAQSVLQVLGR from the coding sequence ATGCTCCCGCGTCGTACCACCACTCTGCGCGTCCTGCTCGGGTCCCTGGCCCTGGCGGTCCCGGTCCTCGCCGTCGCGGCGCCCGCGCCCACGCTGGCAGCGGACCAGCCCGCCTACGACGAGTACGTCGCGCTGGGCGACTCGTGGTCGGCCGATGTCGTCCTCCTCGACAAAGACGGGCTGCCGGACGCGACGTACGCGCCGATCGACTGCGCCCAGTCGCACCGCAACTACCCCAAGCTGGTGGCCCGGCAGCTCGACGTCACGACCTTCCGCGACGCGACCTGCGGCTCCGCGACGACCGACGACTTCACGCAGCCGCAGAAGCTGCCGCTCGGCGGCGTGAACCCACCCCAGTTCGACCGCCTCACGCCCACCACGGACCTGGTCACGGTCGGCATCGGCGGCAACGACGCAGGGATCGCGAGCGCGGCGATGTCGTGCATATCGCTGTCGCCGATCGGCCTCCCGGCACCCACGCTGCCCCTGCCCGGGGTGCTGCCCCTCGTCGACCTCTCGCAGCCGCCGCTGGGGGCCTGCAAGGAGCGGTTCACCGCCGGCGGGGTCGACCAGCTCGCGGCCGCGATCGAGGCGTCCGAGGACAAGGTGGTCGGCGCGCTCGAGGAGATCCACCGCCGCTCGCCCGAGGCCCGGGTGCTGCTGGTCAACTACCTCGACGCGATCCCGCAGCGCGGCTGCTGGCCGGTCGTGCCGATCACGAACCCGGACATGGCCTACCTGCACGACACCTTCGCCAAGCTCAACGCGATGCTCGTGCGGGCCGCCCGCCGCGGCGGCGCGGAGCTGGTCGACACGCACCCGCTCAGCACCGGGCACCACGTGTGCACCGGCCCGCTGACCCGGTACGTCGAGGGGCTCGGCGTGATCTCGCTCAACGGCCTCGCCGTCGCCGTACCCGCGCACCCGAACTCCGCCGGCGCGCGGGCCCAGGCGCAGTCCGTGCTGCAGGTGCTCGGACGCTAG
- a CDS encoding VOC family protein — translation MDQRISFITLAADDLDATRRFYRDGLGWVPELDVPGEVLMFKAGQLLVLSFWGRSHFEAEVGATMRGPGVAPITISHNMPTPEGVDEVLAAARAAGAPEVHPARERDWGGYSGYFADPDGYRWEVAYNPGPVGEVVLP, via the coding sequence ATGGACCAGCGGATCAGCTTCATCACCCTCGCGGCCGACGACCTCGACGCCACCCGGCGCTTCTACCGCGACGGCCTGGGCTGGGTGCCCGAGCTCGACGTGCCCGGCGAGGTGCTCATGTTCAAGGCGGGCCAGCTGCTCGTCCTGTCCTTCTGGGGGCGCAGCCACTTCGAGGCCGAGGTGGGGGCGACCATGCGCGGGCCGGGCGTCGCCCCGATCACGATCTCCCACAACATGCCGACGCCCGAGGGTGTCGACGAGGTGCTCGCGGCGGCGCGGGCGGCCGGCGCGCCCGAGGTGCACCCCGCCCGGGAGCGCGACTGGGGCGGCTACTCCGGCTACTTCGCCGACCCCGACGGCTACCGGTGGGAAGTCGCCTACAACCCCGGACCCGTGGGGGAGGTGGTGCTGCCCTGA